The Sorex araneus isolate mSorAra2 chromosome 5, mSorAra2.pri, whole genome shotgun sequence genome has a segment encoding these proteins:
- the LOC129405122 gene encoding BPI fold-containing family A member 2-like has translation MWKLVLLCGLLAGTSASFLPDLRGALGKVEPVVQKGLDTFDSLGQQLKTELNKFQESGLLKNVRETVQEGKNFLGNIISDVGTLGTKFVGGRILDLKLEGKPDDKSMDLRFPVRANVTMTLPILGQVANLEVSLDLLTSITVEDVESEHPTLTQGKCRSDPASFKLILLDGKIPAINNLLNTVVSLVQRTVSLVVQKAMCPLIHSLINARAGIIIKGILEKIDVGVQAGI, from the exons ATGTGGAAATTGGTTCTCTTGTGTGGCTTGCTCGCTGGAACTTCAGCATCATTTCTTCCAGACCTGAGGGGAGCACTGGGCAAGGTGGAACCTGTTGTTCAGAAAGGACTCGACACATTTGATT CTCTTGGTCAGCAATTGAAGACTGAGTTGAACAAGTTTCAGGAATCTGGTCTTTTGAAGAATGTCAGAGAGACCGTCCAGGAAGGCAAGAACTTTTTGGGCAATATCATCTCTGATGTTGGAACTCTGGG AACAAAATTTGTTGGTGGCCGAATCCTGGATTTGAAGCTTGAAGGGAAACCTGATGACAAAAGTATGGACCTGAGGTTCCCCGTCAGAGCTAATGTCACCATGACCCT GCCTATCCTCGGCCAGGTGGCTAATTTGGAGGTTTCTCTGGACCTCCTGACTTCCATCACAGTTGAAGATGTGGAGTCTGAACACCCCACACTGACACAGGGAAAATGCAGGAGTGACCCAGCCAGCTTCAAGCTCATCTTATTGGACGG CAAGATCCCTGCCATCAACAACCTGTTGAACACTGTGGTATCCCTCGTGCAGAGGACTGTGTCCTTGGTGGTGCAGAAGGCG aTGTGCCCTTTGATTCACTCCTTGATTAACGCCCGGGCTGGTATCATCATCAAGGGAATTCTGG AAAAAATTGACGTTGGAGTCCAAGCAGGAATCTGA